GATCCACCGGTCCGGGCCACTCGACCCCCAGGTGCGTGCGGTGGTGGACGGGAGCCTCGATCTCGTCCACCACCGCCACGGCCAGATCGGCGTACGAGATCCGGCTGGCCGCGTCCGCCGGGGCCACCAGGTACCGCCCGGTACGCGGACCACCGTGGTCGAAGTCGCCCGACGGGCTGACGATCAGCCAGTCCGGCACGTCGGTGGTGGCACGCAGCACCGCCGCCCCGGCCGCGTGCGCGAGGTAGAACGCGCGGTACTGCTCCGGTCAGATGCGCCGCGCCGTCGCGCTCACCGATCGCCAACTGCGCGACGGCAAGCTGACACCCGTAGGTGCCGGTCCCGTCGACCGACGCCGAGCCGGCGTCCGGACCGCCACACCCCGCGGTCACCTCCGCCCGACACCGACGATGCCACCTCGTTTGGGGAGAGTTGTGGTCGCCATGGCGACCACAACTCTCCCCAGAACCCAGCGCTGGTGAAGCAGTCGATCAACATCCGTACCGGGTGCCGCAAGAACCGCGGACAGCAGGCTCCGACAGCACCGCCACCTTGTCCTACCTGCGGCACTGCCCCCGAGCTGCCATCACTGTCTGCCGTCGGTCCGCCCTCCGGGCAGCAGGCCGCAGCCCGGCCCGCAACGTCAAGACGGCTGGTACGCCGGTACGGACGCTGGCGGGTCGCGGTCGGTCGTCTACCCGGCCCGCCCGGGTCGACGATGGGCGGGACGGCTTCCCACCCCGACCACCCACAGCCGACAACCCGCCGACGGCACCGGTGTGCGCTCCCCTTCTCCCGACGGCCCACCTGATCCTCACCAGGGACGGTGAGAGGGGTGACCTGCTATACCGGAGGCGTTAACAGGGGGCCCTTCCTTACACCTATTTGGCGTTGAAGTAGCTGGCTTCGGGGTGGTGGACGACGATGGCGTCGGTGGCCTGCTCCGGGACCAGCTGGAACTCCTCGGACAGCTCCACGCCGATGCGCTCCGCGCCCAGCAGGTCCACGATCTTCGCGCGGTCCTCCAGGTCGGGGCAGGCCGGGTAACCGAACGCGTACCGGCAGCCCCGGTAGTCGGTGCGCAGCAGGCCGGCCAGGTCACCCGGGTCGTCGGCGGCCACGCTACGCCCGCCGGGCAGGGTCAGCTCGGTGCGGATCCGGCGGTGCCAGTACTCGGCGAGAGCCTCGGTCAGCTGCACGGACAGACCGTGCACCTCCAGGTAGTCGCGGTACTCGTTGGCGGCGAACATCTTCGCGGTGTACTCGCTGATCGGCTGGCCGACGGTGACCAGCTGCAGGGCCACCACGTCCGGCTGGTCGCCCTTGGGCTTGAAGAAGTCGGCCAGGCAGAGCCGCCGCTCCTGGCGCTGCCGGGGGAAGGAAAAGCGGGCCCGCTCGGCGTGACCGTTCTCGTCCAGCACCACCAGGTCGTTGCCCTCGGAGTAGGCCGGGAAGTAGCCGTAGACCACGGCCGCCTCCAGCACCTTGTCGGCGATCAGCCGGTCCAGCCAGTACCGCAGCCGGGGCCGCCCCTCGGTCTCCACCAGCTCCTCGTACGACGGGCCCTGGCCGCCCCGGGAGCCGCGCAGCCCCCACTGGCCGAGGAAGGTGGCCCGCTCGTCCAGCAGCGACGCGTAGTCGGCCAGCGGCACCCCCTTGACCACCCGGGTGCCGAAGAACGGCGGGGCGGGCACGGTGACGTCGGTGGCCACGTCGGAGCGGACCGAGGCGTCGTCCAGCTCGGGCAGCGCCTCGCGGACCACGGTGCGCTGGCGTTCCCGGCGGGCCCGCCGGGCGGCCAGGGCGGCCTCCCGTTCGGGGTCGACCACCGGCGCGCCGCCGCGCTTGGCGGCCATCACCCGGTCCATCAGGGACAACCCCTCGAAGGCGTCCCGGGCGTAGTGCACCTGCCCCGGGAACATGGCCCGCAGGTCGTCCTCGACGTAGGAGCGGGTGAGCGCGGCCCCGCCGAGCAGCACCGGCCAGCGCTCGGCGACGCCCCGGGAGGCCATCTCGGCGAGGTTCTCCTTCATGATGACGGTGCTCTTGACCAGCAGCCCGGACATCCCGATCGCGTCGGCGCGGTGTTCCTCGGCGGCCTCCAGGATCGCGTTGATCGGCTGCTTGATACCGATGTTGACGACCTCGTAGCCGTTGTTGCTCAGGATGATGTCGACCAGGTTCTTGCCGATGTCGTGCACGTCGCCCCGGACGGTGGCCAGCACGATGCGGCCCTTGCCGCCGTCCTCGGCGGTCTCCATGTGCGGCTCCAGGTAGGCCACCGCGGTCTTCATCACCTCGGCCGACTGCAACACGAACGGCAACTGCATCTGGCCCGACCCGAACAGCTCGCCGACGACCTTCATGCCGTCCAGCAACAGGTCGTTGATGATCGACAACGGGGTACGCCCACCGGCCATCGCCGCGTCCAGGTCGGCCTCCAGGCCGTTGCGCTCACCGTCGACGATCCGCCGCTTGAGCCGCTCCTCCAACGGCAGCGCCGCCAGCTCCTCGGCCCGGGTGGCCCGCGCCGAGGCGGCGTCGACGCCCTCGAAGAGGTCGATGAACCGCTGCAACGGGTCGTAGCCCTCGCGGCGGCGGTCGTAGACCATGTCGAGGGCGACCTCGCGCTGCTCGTCGGGGATCTTCGACATCGGCAGGATCTTGCTGGCGTGCACGATCGCCGAGGTCAGTCCGGCCTGGACGCACTCGTGCAGGAAGACCGAGTTGAGCACCTGCCGGGCCGCCGGGTTCAGCCCGAAGGAGATGTTCGAGATGCCCAGGGTGAAGTTGATCCCCGGGTACCGGCGGGCGATCTCCCGGATCGCCTCGATGGTCTCGATGGCGTCGCGGCGGGTCTCCTCCTGGCCGGTGGAGATCGGAAAGGTCAGCGTGTCGATCATGATGTCGGGCAGGGCCATGCCCCAGCGGCCGGTCAGGTCGTCGATGGTCCGGGCGGCGATCCGGACCTTGTCCGCCGCCGTACGGGCCTGGCCCTCCTCGTCGATGCACATCACCACGACGGCCGCGCCGTGCTCGCGGATCACCGGCATCACCCGGCCGTACCGGGACTCCGGTCCGTCGCCGTCCTCGAAGTTGACCGAGTTGACCACGCACCGGCCACCGAGCATCTCCAGCCCGGCCTCGATGACCTGCGGCTCGGTGGAGTCCAGCATGATCGGCAGGGTCGAGGCGGTGGCGAACCGGCCGGCCAGCTCCCGCATGTCCTGGGTGCCGTCCCGGCCGACGTAGTCGACGCAGAGGTCCAGCACGTGCGAGCCGTCGCGGGCCTGGCCCCGGGCGACCTCCACACAGGCCTGCCAGTCGGCGGCCAGCATCGACTCCCGGAACGCCTTGGAGCCGTTGGCGTTGGTCCGTTCCCCCACCATGAGCACCGAGGCGTCCTGAGCGAACGGCACCGGGTGGTAGATCGAGGAGACCCCGGCCTCGGGGCGCGGGTCGCGGGGCGTCGGGGCGAGCCCGGCCATCCGCTCGGCCAGCACCCGGATGTGCTCCGGCGTGGTGCCGCAACAACCGCCGACCAGCGCCACCCCGTACTCGGTGACGAACCGCTCCAGGGCGTCGGCCAGCTCCACCGGGCTCAACGGGAAGTACGCGCCGTCGGCGGTCAGCACCGGCAGGCCCGCGTTCGGCATCACCGACACCGCGATCCGCGAGTGCTGGGACAGGTAGCGCAGGTGCTCGCCCATCTCGGCCGGGCCGGTCGAGCAGTTCAACCCGATCAGGTCCACCCCCAGCGGCTCGATCGCCGCCAGCGCCGCCCCGATCTCGCTGCCCACCAGCATCGTGCCGGTGGTCTCCACGGCCACGTGGCAGATGATCGGCACCGTCCGGCCGAGCTGGGCCATCGCCCGCTTCGAGCCGACCACGGCGGCCTTGACCTGGAGCAGGTCCTGACAGGTCTCGATGATCAGCGCGTCCGAGCCACCCTCGATCAGACCGGCGGCGTTCTCCTGGTACGCGTCGCGCAGCGTGGCGTACGGGGCGTGACCGAGGGTGGGCAGCTTGGTGCCGGGGCCGATCGAGCCGAGCACGAACCGGGGGCGCTCCGGCGTGCCGTACGCGTCGGCGGCCTCCCGGGCGATGCGCGCCCCGGCCGCCGACAGCTCCCGGATGCGCTGCGGGATGTCGTACTCGGCGAGGTTGGCCAGGTTGGCGCCGAAGGTGTTGGTCTCGACCAGGTCCGCCCCGGCGGCGAGGTACGCCTCGTGCACGCCCCGCACCACGTCCGGGCGGGTGACGTTGAGGATCTCGTTGCAGCCCTCCAGCCCCTCGAAGTCGTCCAGGGTCAGGTCGGCTGCCTGCAACATGGTGCCCATCGCGCCATCGGCGACGAGAATCCGACTGGTCAGCGCGTCGAGCAACGAAGTCTGCACCCGTACAGGTTAGTTCGCGCCTGACGGGCGGGCCCCGTACCCGCTGCGGTTCCCACAATGTGTCAGCGGGATCACGCCCGTCTGGTTCGTACCCAGATGTCCTTCCGGGGGCAGCGGTGGGCCGGCGCGGCCGACGGGCCGCATCCGGGCCTGGCACGTAGGCTACGGACGTGAAGGACAACAGGGACACCACCGCGCCCGGCGGGCGGACCACCGGGCGGTGGCCCGGTACCGGCCCCGACGACCAGGGTGAGGTGACGGCGTGACCGAGTTCGACGGACTGCCGGTGCTGCGGTCCCCGGTGGCGGTCGCCGCCTTCGAGGGCTGGAACGACGCCGCCGACGCCTCCACCGCCGTGGTCGAACACCTGGAGCAGGTCTGGCAGGCCCGGCAGGTCACCGAGCTGGACCCGGAGGAGTTCTACGACTTCCAGGTCAGCCGGCCGACGGTGACCATGACCGCCGGCGAGACCCGGCGGGTGCAGTGGCCGACCACCCGGTTCATGGTGGCCAGCCCCGAGGGCACCGAGCGCGACGTGGTGCTGATCCGGGGCATCGAGCCGAGCATGCGCTGGCGGACCTTCTGCGAGCAGGTGCTGGAGATCTGCCACAGCCTTGAGGTGGAGCGGGTGGTGCTGCTCGGCGCGCTGCTGGCCGACGTGCCGTACACCCGGCCGTTGCCGATCAGCGGCAGCGCCTCGGACGCCGGGGCCGCCGAACGTTTCCAGCTCACCCCCACCCGGTACGACGGGCCGACCGGCATCGTCGGGGTGCTGCACGAGGCCTGCGCCCGCGCCGAGGTCGACGCGGTGTCGTTCTGGGTGCACGTGCCGCACTACGCCAACAACCCGCCCTGCCCGAAGGCCACTTTGGCGCTGCTGCACCGGGTCGAGGAGGTGCTCGACCTGCCGGTGCCGATGGCCGACCTGGCCGAGGAGGCCGCCGAGTGGGAGCAGCGGGTCCGCAGTGCCGCCGAGCAGGACGCCGAGCTGGGCGAGTACGTCCGGGAGCTGGAGGAACGGGTCGGCGACGCCGGCATCACCCCGCTGACCGGTGACGAGATCGCCCAGGAGTTCGAGAAGTACCTGCGCCGCCGGGGCGGCTCCGCCGGCCCCACCGCCGGCTCCTGGTAGCCGGCCCTCTTCGGCAACGGCTGGTGCCCGGAACAGGCACCAGCCGGCGGCCTGGGTGGTGTCGAAGGACCGGCCGTTGTCGAGCACGACCGGCAGCCCCGTGGGGACGCTGGGCGGCGTGCTGAACCTGCTCTTAGATCACCGGGAGTTGGACATGCAGGAACTCCGCCGGGCCGCCTTCCCGTCCCCATCGGTGCGTTTCTGTCCCACCTGGGAAACGGTGGGATAGCGAAGAAGAACACCGAACAGGTTCTGGTGGACGCCCTCGCGCGACACGGCCGGCGTTTCGAACAACACCCCACCCACCCCGACAAGTGGCGACTCCCACAGCGCACCGGCAGCGTCCCCACCCACGTCGCCGCCGCGCTGGCCGTTCCTCACCACCAGGAACATCCCGGGACCGGCCCGTCGTGGACGAACGGGTCTCCCGCGGCCGAGCGAGCCGGGATGACGGCACCGGGGCGGGTCAATCCCGGACCCGGTAGGTGACCAGACCGGGTGTGTCCGGGGTGGCGGCGTCAACGACGCCTAGGGCATCCTAGGAACCTAGCTGTAATCGTGGAGGTGGGCATGCAGATCAATCCGGGGGCCGCCGAGTTCCCGCACCGGCAGATCGCCGCGCAGCTCAAGGCGCAGGTTCGCCGGGGCGACTGGGCGCCGGGCGAACGCCTGCCGTCCATCCCGGCCATCGCCGAGATGTTCGGCGTGGCCAAGCAGACCGTGCAGCGCGCCGTCGACCAGCTGCGGGTCGAGGGCATCCTGATCACCAAGCCCGGCTCCGGTACGTACGTCAGGGGCACCCGCCGTCGCCTCAACCGACTCTCCCGGGGCCGCTACGGCGGCTTCCGCGGCTACCACACCGACCTGGCCGCCCGGTACCGCCAACAGCTCGTCTCGGTCGGCCGGGCCCCCGCCCCACCGGAGGTGGCCGACGCGTTCGGCGTCGCCGACGGCACCGACCTGCTCTGCCGCCGACACCTGGTGCGCACCGAGGACTCCCCGGTCGAGGTGGGCGCGAGCTGGTTCCTGCCCACCGACACCGCCGGCACCTCGCTGGAGCGCACCGAGGCGTTCGGCCGGCCGCTCTACCAGGAGGCCGAGGAGGCCACCGGCCGCCGGTACGTCACCGCCACCGACACCATCACCGCCCGGCAGCCCAGCCGGGAGGAGGCCGAGACCCTGCAGATCCGCCCGGACACCCCGGTGCTGCACCTGCTGCACGTGGCCTACGACGAGCGGCGCAAACCGGTCGAGGTCGCCCAGGCCACCTGGCCCGGACCGATGACCACCCTGACCGAGGAGTACCAGGTCCCGGCCCCCGCCGCCGACCCGGACCCGGACCCGGGACTGGTCCTCGGCTGAGCACAGGTCACGCCGTTCCGGACCCGGTCACACCTCGGAGGCCGCTCGCGCTGTCGGCGGCCGCTCGCGCTGTCGGCGGCCGGTCAGGCTGTCGCGTTGTCGGCGGCCGGTCACACGCTCAGAGGCGGATGCCGAGCAGGGCGTCCACGGCCTCGGC
Above is a window of Micromonospora yangpuensis DNA encoding:
- the metH gene encoding methionine synthase, with product MQTSLLDALTSRILVADGAMGTMLQAADLTLDDFEGLEGCNEILNVTRPDVVRGVHEAYLAAGADLVETNTFGANLANLAEYDIPQRIRELSAAGARIAREAADAYGTPERPRFVLGSIGPGTKLPTLGHAPYATLRDAYQENAAGLIEGGSDALIIETCQDLLQVKAAVVGSKRAMAQLGRTVPIICHVAVETTGTMLVGSEIGAALAAIEPLGVDLIGLNCSTGPAEMGEHLRYLSQHSRIAVSVMPNAGLPVLTADGAYFPLSPVELADALERFVTEYGVALVGGCCGTTPEHIRVLAERMAGLAPTPRDPRPEAGVSSIYHPVPFAQDASVLMVGERTNANGSKAFRESMLAADWQACVEVARGQARDGSHVLDLCVDYVGRDGTQDMRELAGRFATASTLPIMLDSTEPQVIEAGLEMLGGRCVVNSVNFEDGDGPESRYGRVMPVIREHGAAVVVMCIDEEGQARTAADKVRIAARTIDDLTGRWGMALPDIMIDTLTFPISTGQEETRRDAIETIEAIREIARRYPGINFTLGISNISFGLNPAARQVLNSVFLHECVQAGLTSAIVHASKILPMSKIPDEQREVALDMVYDRRREGYDPLQRFIDLFEGVDAASARATRAEELAALPLEERLKRRIVDGERNGLEADLDAAMAGGRTPLSIINDLLLDGMKVVGELFGSGQMQLPFVLQSAEVMKTAVAYLEPHMETAEDGGKGRIVLATVRGDVHDIGKNLVDIILSNNGYEVVNIGIKQPINAILEAAEEHRADAIGMSGLLVKSTVIMKENLAEMASRGVAERWPVLLGGAALTRSYVEDDLRAMFPGQVHYARDAFEGLSLMDRVMAAKRGGAPVVDPEREAALAARRARRERQRTVVREALPELDDASVRSDVATDVTVPAPPFFGTRVVKGVPLADYASLLDERATFLGQWGLRGSRGGQGPSYEELVETEGRPRLRYWLDRLIADKVLEAAVVYGYFPAYSEGNDLVVLDENGHAERARFSFPRQRQERRLCLADFFKPKGDQPDVVALQLVTVGQPISEYTAKMFAANEYRDYLEVHGLSVQLTEALAEYWHRRIRTELTLPGGRSVAADDPGDLAGLLRTDYRGCRYAFGYPACPDLEDRAKIVDLLGAERIGVELSEEFQLVPEQATDAIVVHHPEASYFNAK
- a CDS encoding PAC2 family protein yields the protein MTEFDGLPVLRSPVAVAAFEGWNDAADASTAVVEHLEQVWQARQVTELDPEEFYDFQVSRPTVTMTAGETRRVQWPTTRFMVASPEGTERDVVLIRGIEPSMRWRTFCEQVLEICHSLEVERVVLLGALLADVPYTRPLPISGSASDAGAAERFQLTPTRYDGPTGIVGVLHEACARAEVDAVSFWVHVPHYANNPPCPKATLALLHRVEEVLDLPVPMADLAEEAAEWEQRVRSAAEQDAELGEYVRELEERVGDAGITPLTGDEIAQEFEKYLRRRGGSAGPTAGSW
- a CDS encoding GntR family transcriptional regulator, which produces MQINPGAAEFPHRQIAAQLKAQVRRGDWAPGERLPSIPAIAEMFGVAKQTVQRAVDQLRVEGILITKPGSGTYVRGTRRRLNRLSRGRYGGFRGYHTDLAARYRQQLVSVGRAPAPPEVADAFGVADGTDLLCRRHLVRTEDSPVEVGASWFLPTDTAGTSLERTEAFGRPLYQEAEEATGRRYVTATDTITARQPSREEAETLQIRPDTPVLHLLHVAYDERRKPVEVAQATWPGPMTTLTEEYQVPAPAADPDPDPGLVLG